One genomic window of Kosmotoga olearia TBF 19.5.1 includes the following:
- a CDS encoding type II toxin-antitoxin system RelE family toxin — MKTFLSKQAKKYLDKLPKNIREKIVSAIKNIPLGDVKPLKGKYRGFYRLRVSNHRILFKREDNTIYVYRIDVRGDVNK; from the coding sequence ATGAAAACGTTTCTCTCAAAGCAAGCGAAAAAGTATCTTGATAAATTGCCAAAAAATATACGTGAGAAAATCGTTTCAGCTATAAAAAACATTCCCCTCGGTGATGTTAAGCCGCTGAAAGGTAAGTATCGGGGATTTTATAGATTACGTGTCAGTAATCACCGTATCCTATTCAAACGTGAAGACAATACGATTTATGTTTACAGGATAGATGTGCGAGGAGATGTGAATAAATAG
- a CDS encoding ABC transporter ATP-binding protein codes for MGFYLLAGLLYQPVVSLTGIVLSYQEVKVSYERFEEYYIHSPNNIVGSKGSKPFCFEKALEIRNVTFSYDGYTPVIKNVNLVLEPGNIVALTGRSGSGKSTFARILARLLEPQSGAIYIDGVNINAIKMDDYRKNIGFLLQTTFIIEGTLLENITLGMKEYSIAEVEKIVKQAGLEELIDTSPKRLNMYLGVRGLCISPGEAQRIGLARLLLRRPKIVILDEPTSFLDANTENIILDSLLELKRQNSLVLVISHRTSTIAIADRVLKFENGSVVDA; via the coding sequence ATGGGGTTTTACTTACTTGCTGGTTTGCTATATCAACCTGTAGTGTCGCTGACAGGGATAGTCCTAAGCTATCAAGAAGTAAAAGTCTCTTATGAAAGATTTGAAGAATATTACATCCATTCACCAAACAATATTGTGGGAAGCAAAGGTAGCAAACCCTTTTGTTTTGAGAAAGCTTTGGAAATTCGTAATGTGACTTTTTCTTACGATGGTTACACACCTGTGATTAAAAATGTGAATCTTGTTTTAGAGCCGGGGAATATTGTTGCACTAACAGGACGTAGTGGTTCCGGCAAAAGCACCTTTGCACGAATCCTTGCGAGATTGCTTGAACCACAAAGTGGAGCAATATATATAGATGGGGTTAACATTAACGCGATCAAGATGGATGATTACAGAAAAAATATCGGGTTCTTGCTTCAAACTACATTTATAATAGAGGGAACCCTTTTAGAAAATATTACATTGGGGATGAAGGAGTACTCCATTGCTGAAGTAGAGAAAATAGTCAAACAAGCGGGTCTAGAAGAATTAATAGACACCAGTCCCAAGAGACTTAATATGTATTTGGGAGTGCGAGGTTTATGTATATCACCTGGAGAAGCACAACGTATTGGTTTGGCAAGACTCCTGCTAAGAAGACCTAAAATAGTGATACTAGATGAACCAACATCGTTCCTTGATGCTAATACGGAAAACATTATATTGGATTCACTCCTTGAATTGAAGCGGCAAAATTCTTTGGTTTTGGTTATAAGTCATAGAACCTCCACTATTGCTATTGCAGATAGGGTGTTAAAGTTCGAGAATGGAAGCGTTGTTGATGCTTGA
- the istA gene encoding IS21-like element ISKol1 family transposase, whose product MKNVYEVKEIQRLYQEYGSIREVTRLTGISRNTVRKYLRRIEAVKLGSAKEVIVRKPVPFKRRTIEPRTVARIEELLDSNKDKPKNLQFTAKKIWQMVVKEGHKISYTSVKRIVRKWKEEHGQRDVYIIQKPDGKRAEFDWGEVELVIAGEKGKYPAAFMVLNRSLYRFSRVFERETAQEVIQAHIDFFEEIGGVPQEIFYDNMKVVKDRKNLNKNFVKFATFFGFTPRLCNPYSPQEKGTDEESVGFVRNWVFSERNEFDSLEEANEYLKEKLAELNASPVYGRELVPVKALNEEKLNALPTASYNNYRLEERIISRYSLIMLDGNYYSVPEDCPGKRVQLKIYPDRIEILKESKIVAVHKRLRGKGKYAIQIAHYLNTLRKKPGALAGSRAFQALNDTLKVLFGKYYTTKPREFVQLLELLNDYDEKTFCEKVEVLFENGIIPTADIMRNLLQQKPIQYETFDYPLKIQIDHGDPSEFDRLVGVHRG is encoded by the coding sequence GTGAAAAACGTGTACGAGGTCAAAGAGATTCAACGGCTCTATCAGGAATATGGTTCTATTCGTGAGGTAACAAGACTCACCGGGATATCCCGGAACACCGTCAGGAAGTATTTACGCAGAATCGAAGCAGTGAAATTAGGAAGCGCAAAGGAAGTAATTGTTAGGAAGCCCGTTCCTTTTAAGCGTCGGACGATTGAGCCAAGGACAGTAGCGAGGATTGAAGAACTCCTGGATTCCAACAAGGACAAACCCAAGAATTTGCAATTCACCGCGAAGAAAATCTGGCAAATGGTGGTTAAGGAAGGACACAAGATAAGTTATACCTCGGTGAAAAGGATTGTTCGCAAATGGAAGGAAGAACACGGTCAAAGGGATGTCTACATCATTCAGAAGCCGGATGGTAAACGAGCTGAATTTGATTGGGGAGAGGTGGAACTCGTCATTGCCGGTGAAAAAGGGAAATACCCTGCTGCATTCATGGTACTGAATCGTTCGCTGTATCGTTTTTCCAGGGTCTTTGAAAGAGAAACTGCCCAGGAGGTAATCCAGGCACACATAGACTTTTTCGAGGAGATTGGAGGTGTACCACAGGAGATATTCTACGACAACATGAAGGTGGTGAAAGACAGGAAGAACCTGAACAAGAACTTCGTCAAATTTGCCACCTTCTTTGGATTCACTCCCAGGTTGTGTAATCCTTATTCACCCCAGGAAAAGGGGACAGATGAGGAAAGTGTTGGTTTCGTTAGAAATTGGGTATTCAGTGAAAGGAATGAATTCGATTCCCTGGAAGAAGCGAATGAATATTTAAAAGAAAAACTGGCAGAACTAAATGCTTCTCCTGTATATGGAAGAGAGTTAGTTCCGGTAAAAGCTCTCAATGAAGAAAAACTAAATGCATTACCTACCGCCAGCTACAACAACTATCGTCTTGAAGAAAGGATCATATCCAGATATTCGTTAATAATGCTGGACGGTAATTACTATTCTGTTCCTGAGGATTGTCCCGGGAAGAGAGTGCAGCTGAAGATATATCCAGACCGTATAGAAATATTGAAAGAAAGCAAAATCGTTGCGGTTCACAAACGCTTAAGAGGTAAAGGTAAATACGCCATACAGATAGCTCACTACCTGAACACCCTAAGAAAAAAGCCTGGAGCCCTTGCAGGATCAAGAGCCTTCCAGGCATTAAACGACACACTAAAAGTCCTGTTCGGCAAATATTATACCACTAAGCCAAGGGAATTCGTACAATTACTGGAATTATTGAACGATTATGACGAAAAAACCTTCTGCGAAAAGGTAGAAGTGCTCTTTGAAAACGGGATTATCCCAACAGCAGACATAATGAGGAACCTATTACAACAAAAGCCCATACAATATGAAACCTTTGACTATCCTTTGAAGATACAGATAGACCACGGTGATCCTTCTGAGTTCGACAGATTGGTAGGTGTTCACCGTGGATGA
- the istB gene encoding IS21-like element ISKol1 family helper ATPase IstB: protein MRLCKRLKTPGIFNSYERITRQAQQEGMSYIEFLLEILESEVQSRESRNIVKKIKRAGFPTPKRFEELNEAALPEDARKHLKELKSLKFLSANRNLILLGNSGTGKTHLATAIGIKACEEGYNVLFKTAAGLINELKEAKDEKQLVRYAKQFKKLDLVIIDELGYISFDIEGAELLFQYLAMRYETKSTLITTNLVFSEWIKIFHDKALTMALLDRITHNTLILNMSGRSYRRRDILEDT from the coding sequence ATGAGATTGTGCAAAAGGCTGAAAACACCGGGAATATTCAACAGTTACGAGAGAATCACTAGACAAGCTCAACAAGAAGGCATGAGTTACATTGAATTCCTTCTGGAGATACTGGAATCGGAAGTACAATCCAGAGAAAGCAGAAACATAGTGAAGAAAATAAAGCGGGCAGGATTTCCAACACCCAAAAGATTTGAAGAACTCAACGAAGCAGCCCTTCCAGAAGACGCCAGGAAACATCTTAAAGAACTAAAATCGTTGAAATTTCTGAGCGCGAATAGAAACCTAATACTACTGGGTAACTCCGGTACAGGAAAAACACATTTGGCAACGGCGATAGGAATAAAAGCCTGTGAAGAAGGATATAACGTTCTATTCAAAACAGCGGCAGGCCTAATTAACGAACTGAAAGAAGCAAAAGACGAAAAACAACTTGTGAGATACGCAAAACAATTCAAAAAGCTCGATCTGGTGATAATAGACGAATTAGGATACATTTCCTTTGACATTGAAGGTGCAGAGCTGCTCTTCCAATACCTGGCAATGAGATACGAAACAAAGAGCACGTTAATTACAACGAATCTCGTGTTCTCAGAATGGATAAAGATTTTCCATGACAAAGCGCTAACCATGGCATTGTTAGACAGAATTACACACAACACTTTGATTCTCAATATGTCTGGAAGAAGTTACCGAAGAAGGGATATTTTAGAAGATACCTGA
- a CDS encoding radical SAM protein: MLNSLQISSIRWEIEPKCNLNCKHCFVGSKLDSFQELDLDSAMKIVNKIASIGVKKVNFTTKEPTLFKELDKLIFYCSLKGIYTELVTNGVLLRDITLSEKIVNSGVGAINISMEGISDTSNDYIRGKGTFVQILKALNNLKNVMEPGRYVPIVIQMTLNRKNKLEVHKIPAFFNSLPVDMVVIGGLLLEGNARENPDIALSSEEFLEAWEIILEEYLSLDYKRYYLNSKSLFPPEAVYYNIMYGTDLCPLPPRCGVLNGNFSLLPNGCIIPCVAILDKEANVGRLPMIDLLNKEFIEEKDKKRMDDFINSVSELIKLRKPYICSQCYYEDWCMPCPVSLLQKGFLDEISERCERALKELEMFLLNIQKAFKEYYVVVSQDTLMHLEKDKAFLTRFYRLGETLQRKYKVDGYKARILKSIFDNGAIALPDLCSDLSVTSADVLNFLKPLFYDGFIEFRRSERVPFYASK; this comes from the coding sequence ATGCTCAACAGCTTGCAAATTTCAAGTATAAGATGGGAAATTGAACCAAAATGTAATCTCAATTGCAAGCACTGCTTTGTAGGGAGTAAATTAGATAGTTTCCAGGAGCTTGATCTTGACAGTGCAATGAAAATAGTGAATAAGATAGCAAGTATTGGGGTTAAAAAAGTAAATTTCACAACGAAAGAACCAACATTGTTTAAAGAACTTGACAAGCTTATCTTTTACTGTTCATTGAAAGGGATTTATACTGAACTTGTTACAAATGGTGTATTACTTCGGGATATTACACTATCAGAGAAAATTGTAAATAGCGGTGTTGGTGCAATAAATATAAGCATGGAAGGTATTAGCGATACATCGAACGATTATATACGTGGTAAAGGAACGTTTGTTCAGATTTTAAAGGCGCTAAATAATCTGAAAAATGTTATGGAACCAGGAAGGTACGTGCCCATTGTTATTCAAATGACTTTGAATAGGAAGAACAAATTAGAAGTTCATAAGATACCTGCATTTTTCAATTCACTTCCAGTTGATATGGTGGTTATAGGTGGGCTTTTATTGGAGGGAAATGCTCGGGAGAACCCAGATATAGCTTTATCATCTGAAGAATTTTTAGAAGCGTGGGAAATTATTTTGGAAGAGTACTTATCCCTAGACTATAAGAGATATTATCTCAATTCCAAATCATTGTTTCCTCCTGAAGCAGTTTACTACAATATCATGTATGGTACGGATTTATGTCCATTGCCACCAAGGTGTGGTGTATTAAACGGGAATTTTTCGCTACTTCCAAACGGCTGTATTATTCCATGTGTCGCTATTTTGGATAAAGAGGCAAATGTTGGCAGGCTCCCAATGATCGATCTCTTAAACAAAGAGTTTATTGAAGAAAAAGACAAAAAACGAATGGATGATTTTATTAACAGTGTTAGTGAATTAATAAAACTGCGGAAACCTTATATTTGTTCTCAATGCTACTATGAAGATTGGTGTATGCCTTGCCCAGTTAGTTTGCTCCAAAAGGGGTTTTTAGATGAAATTTCCGAAAGATGTGAGCGTGCCTTGAAAGAGCTTGAAATGTTTTTACTAAATATCCAAAAAGCTTTCAAAGAATACTATGTTGTGGTTAGTCAAGATACGCTGATGCACTTGGAAAAAGATAAAGCTTTCTTGACAAGGTTTTATAGATTAGGTGAAACGCTGCAAAGAAAGTACAAAGTTGATGGATACAAAGCAAGGATACTGAAAAGTATTTTTGATAACGGAGCAATTGCTCTTCCAGATTTATGTTCAGATCTATCTGTGACCTCTGCGGACGTCTTGAACTTTCTTAAACCATTATTTTACGACGGATTTATTGAATTCAGGAGGTCTGAAAGAGTCCCTTTTTACGCTTCAAAGTGA
- a CDS encoding helix-turn-helix domain-containing protein, with the protein MEREKLRSKIKALLQVLDNNGSFAKPFLNYYESAGLPSGWRSYIQAIKLAWNRKYFKALKILETTLVITRKNGILYYLILSKKMSILHFLGREEATAVYNKLREEFSRIPPFLRSAVASNLLNVYARTADNPKMKKFRFWSDSYKKDQSGWCFFLLGKARDFTKKGDVVKAKRLFQECIEESLKADHPIAIATAYNDAAWHLRSTYPEDSINYARKAAYLNGKYRESPASALPSIDTLIEVEKDFVSKEVVNLEIFAGCMECVPKEMENHIRKRYAHRMILLPKILTDLEKSLYENDMELREWLSKNIKSIKQTSLLSGVARDNLSKLINGKTQTVRGETLRKIITGLKIEVDPLNDPYPVVNEWIKLQIDKGFENAITELEKLKPSEHEILIPSTYTALLNRRKDHPYLSRKGTLSRALELCKGDLQKFKEFTENRYETKKFVAQLFELHPFLEGRRDLVRKFLKALPARKRKEFIHKYLQLGDEDREVIDTFMRNYVRYDRNWGLRVKPPAELYPFTQKYRLKKTQTALAYWALDKKKERKKLANRLLKFV; encoded by the coding sequence TTGGAGAGAGAAAAACTGAGAAGTAAGATAAAAGCCCTTTTACAGGTACTAGATAACAATGGCAGTTTTGCAAAACCTTTCTTGAATTATTATGAAAGCGCCGGTTTACCTTCTGGATGGAGAAGCTACATTCAGGCCATTAAACTCGCATGGAACAGAAAGTACTTCAAAGCCCTGAAGATTCTAGAAACAACTCTAGTAATTACCAGAAAAAACGGAATTCTTTACTATCTAATACTCAGTAAGAAAATGAGCATTTTGCATTTTTTGGGGCGAGAAGAGGCTACCGCTGTCTATAACAAGCTTCGTGAAGAGTTTTCAAGAATTCCTCCATTTTTGCGTTCAGCAGTGGCATCAAATTTACTAAACGTTTATGCAAGAACTGCTGATAACCCCAAAATGAAGAAGTTTAGGTTCTGGAGCGATTCTTATAAGAAAGATCAAAGTGGTTGGTGTTTTTTTCTTCTGGGAAAAGCCAGAGATTTTACCAAAAAAGGAGATGTCGTAAAGGCAAAAAGGCTTTTCCAAGAATGTATTGAAGAATCCCTTAAAGCTGATCACCCGATTGCAATTGCAACTGCTTATAACGATGCTGCCTGGCATTTAAGATCAACATATCCCGAAGATTCTATAAATTATGCCCGAAAAGCTGCCTACTTAAATGGAAAATATAGGGAAAGCCCGGCTTCAGCACTTCCGAGTATCGATACACTAATCGAGGTAGAAAAGGACTTTGTGAGTAAAGAAGTAGTGAACCTTGAGATTTTTGCCGGATGTATGGAATGCGTACCAAAAGAAATGGAGAACCATATAAGGAAAAGATATGCTCATAGAATGATACTATTACCAAAAATCCTCACCGATTTAGAAAAATCCTTATATGAAAACGATATGGAACTGAGAGAGTGGTTGAGTAAAAATATAAAGTCTATAAAGCAGACATCCTTACTTTCTGGAGTTGCAAGGGACAACCTCAGCAAACTCATTAACGGCAAAACCCAAACCGTCAGGGGTGAAACTTTAAGGAAGATAATCACCGGATTGAAAATCGAGGTTGATCCACTCAACGATCCTTATCCGGTCGTGAACGAATGGATAAAACTTCAGATAGATAAAGGCTTTGAAAATGCGATAACAGAACTGGAAAAACTCAAACCATCCGAACATGAAATATTAATCCCCTCAACATACACCGCTCTTTTAAACAGAAGGAAAGATCATCCTTACCTGAGCAGGAAGGGAACGCTTTCCCGCGCACTGGAACTTTGCAAAGGAGATCTTCAAAAGTTCAAAGAATTTACGGAAAATCGTTATGAAACAAAGAAATTCGTGGCTCAACTCTTCGAGCTTCATCCGTTCCTCGAAGGCAGGAGAGACCTTGTCAGGAAATTCCTGAAGGCCTTGCCTGCGAGAAAAAGAAAAGAGTTCATCCATAAGTATCTTCAACTCGGAGATGAAGACAGAGAGGTAATAGATACCTTCATGAGAAACTACGTTCGCTACGACAGGAACTGGGGGCTAAGGGTCAAACCTCCTGCAGAACTTTATCCCTTCACCCAGAAATACAGACTAAAGAAAACCCAGACCGCCCTCGCTTACTGGGCGCTGGATAAGAAGAAGGAAAGGAAAAAGCTGGCTAATAGACTGTTGAAGTTTGTTTGA
- a CDS encoding PqqD family protein, with product MNRILDSTPRFIEENLVYKRKEENGSLVFLSRRHPETQQLQLNDTARFIAELCNGKNSVGRIVKKILEEYQGATRDRVVQDVINILHSLWRLGLIEWKKENPLISLYYTKKVDNYTFRVLTEDEAVAIVNKLKNVLHYVNPYINEETSYSELAIRQKVFAFTEVFFSLFDKGHESMVISFSGFPGTRVRSLRILYLYFDANFISTEAVRNFLRWCMWSNKIDPPGP from the coding sequence ATGAACAGAATACTCGATAGTACACCCAGATTTATTGAAGAAAATCTCGTATACAAAAGGAAAGAAGAAAATGGAAGTTTGGTATTCTTAAGTAGAAGGCATCCAGAAACTCAGCAATTACAACTAAACGATACTGCTAGATTCATTGCTGAGCTTTGCAACGGCAAGAACTCTGTGGGTAGAATCGTGAAGAAGATATTAGAAGAGTATCAGGGAGCAACCAGGGATAGAGTAGTGCAAGATGTTATAAATATACTTCACAGTTTGTGGCGTCTTGGGTTGATTGAATGGAAAAAGGAGAATCCACTAATTTCTCTTTATTACACAAAAAAGGTGGATAACTATACATTCAGAGTACTTACGGAAGACGAAGCAGTAGCAATAGTTAACAAACTTAAAAATGTCCTGCATTATGTGAATCCTTATATTAACGAGGAGACAAGTTATTCCGAACTTGCAATACGCCAGAAAGTTTTTGCTTTTACGGAAGTCTTCTTTTCTTTATTCGATAAGGGTCATGAGAGCATGGTTATTTCATTTTCGGGTTTTCCTGGTACAAGAGTCAGAAGTTTGCGCATTTTGTATCTCTACTTTGATGCTAATTTCATTTCTACGGAAGCTGTTAGGAATTTCCTGAGATGGTGTATGTGGTCAAATAAAATTGACCCCCCAGGGCCATAG